One segment of Papaver somniferum cultivar HN1 unplaced genomic scaffold, ASM357369v1 unplaced-scaffold_137, whole genome shotgun sequence DNA contains the following:
- the LOC113334429 gene encoding wound-induced basic protein-like, whose translation MIYNVNSTLFRSFLSQKGGADKRRMEDQPKQQRPKANENKPVMNE comes from the exons ATGATTTACAACGTGAATTCAACTCTCTTCAGATCCTTCCTCAGCCAGAAAGGAGGAGCGGATAAAAG GAGAATGGAAGACCAGCCTAAACAGCAGAGACCAAAGGCCAACGAAAACAAGCCTGTGATGAATGAGTAA